A genomic region of Mycolicibacterium poriferae contains the following coding sequences:
- a CDS encoding energy-coupling factor ABC transporter ATP-binding protein: protein MSVPAVQVRGLRYTYPDGHIALDGIDLDVAAGERVALLGPNGAGKTTLMLHLNGVLTASAGSVAIGGKALSRSTLRDVRRRVGLVFQDPDDQLFMPTLAQDVAFGPANFGLRGEQLAERVRHALEVVSMTELADRSPAHMSGGQRRRAALATVLACEPEVLVLDEPSANLDPVARRELAQTLTTLESTMLIVTHDLPYAAQLCDRAIVMDHGVIVADGAVGEVLSDAELLAAHRLELPWGFTVAPR from the coding sequence ATGAGCGTGCCGGCGGTGCAGGTGCGAGGACTGCGATACACCTATCCCGACGGTCATATCGCGCTGGACGGCATCGACCTCGACGTCGCGGCGGGGGAGCGGGTGGCGTTGCTCGGCCCCAACGGAGCGGGCAAGACGACGCTGATGCTGCACCTCAACGGTGTGTTGACCGCGTCGGCCGGCTCCGTTGCGATCGGCGGGAAAGCCTTGTCGCGCAGCACATTGCGGGATGTCAGGCGCCGAGTCGGGTTGGTGTTCCAAGACCCTGACGACCAGCTGTTCATGCCCACCTTGGCCCAGGATGTGGCATTCGGCCCGGCCAATTTCGGTCTGCGGGGCGAACAGCTCGCCGAGCGGGTCCGCCACGCTCTCGAGGTCGTGTCGATGACGGAGCTGGCGGACCGCAGCCCGGCGCACATGTCGGGTGGCCAACGTCGACGCGCGGCACTGGCCACCGTGTTGGCTTGCGAGCCTGAGGTTCTGGTCCTCGACGAGCCGTCGGCGAATCTCGACCCGGTGGCCCGCCGCGAGCTGGCCCAGACCTTGACGACCTTGGAGTCGACGATGTTGATCGTCACCCATGATCTGCCCTATGCCGCACAGCTGTGCGACCGGGCGATCGTGATGGACCACGGCGTGATTGTCGCCGACGGCGCTGTGGGCGAAGTGCTTTCGGACGCAGAGCTGCTGGCTGCGCACCGGCTCGAACTGCCGTGGGGTTTCACCGTCGCACCCCGCTGA
- a CDS encoding sensor histidine kinase, with amino-acid sequence MTRRWRSWSLQKQLAVAVSLVVMVVVATTGAMSVISLRSSVLGILDSQLAGAADGFSAGVAKYRSTPMPGGELPPPGAMKPMANLTGQAPGNVVAIIRSGRVVDSAHFVEGGAEPLPAAAIEVLATSPWRAEPRTFELPGLGWYRMTSRPADDNEILVTGVSRTPAWEAMIRETLIVSGLTVLALVITALSTLAVVRFALRPLRRVAMTAAEVAALPLDRDNHTITPRVPAENTDPRTEVGLVGDTLNRLLDHVEHALADVAASDRRMRQFITDASHELRTPLAAINGYAELTRQDSAILPETTEYSLARIEAEAQRMNSLVADLLLLARLDEGDDLQASDVDLTDIVVDAVNDAAVSAPTHHWSMDAPDTAVWVRADRARLHQAIANLLTNARVHTPAGTTVTAALRTTQAPDGTPGVELTVTDDGPGIDDAVLPHLFERFVRADKSRSRETGSFGLGLSITASIVESHAGIITARSAPGATTFSITLPLRTSVSEPAPAG; translated from the coding sequence ATGACGCGCCGCTGGCGGAGCTGGTCACTGCAGAAGCAGTTGGCCGTCGCGGTCTCTCTGGTGGTGATGGTGGTCGTGGCGACGACCGGTGCGATGTCGGTGATCTCGCTGAGATCCTCCGTGCTGGGCATCCTCGACTCTCAACTCGCCGGTGCGGCGGACGGATTCAGCGCTGGGGTAGCGAAGTACCGCAGCACACCAATGCCCGGCGGGGAGCTGCCGCCACCCGGGGCGATGAAGCCGATGGCGAACCTGACAGGCCAGGCACCGGGAAATGTCGTGGCGATCATTCGCAGCGGCCGGGTCGTCGACTCGGCGCACTTCGTCGAAGGTGGGGCGGAGCCGTTACCTGCCGCCGCTATCGAGGTGCTTGCCACTTCGCCGTGGCGTGCCGAGCCGCGCACCTTCGAACTACCCGGACTGGGCTGGTATCGCATGACCAGCCGGCCCGCAGACGACAACGAGATCCTCGTGACGGGCGTGTCCCGCACGCCCGCGTGGGAGGCGATGATCCGCGAAACCCTCATAGTCTCCGGGCTGACGGTACTTGCCCTGGTGATCACGGCCCTGAGCACACTGGCGGTCGTTCGCTTCGCCCTGCGCCCGTTGCGGCGCGTCGCCATGACTGCGGCAGAGGTAGCGGCGCTACCGCTGGACCGTGACAATCACACCATCACGCCGCGGGTTCCCGCGGAGAACACCGATCCGCGCACCGAGGTCGGTCTCGTCGGCGACACCCTCAACCGGCTGCTCGATCATGTCGAGCACGCACTCGCCGACGTGGCGGCTTCGGACCGGCGGATGCGGCAGTTCATCACCGACGCCAGCCACGAACTCCGCACCCCGCTGGCCGCGATCAACGGCTACGCCGAGCTGACCCGGCAGGACAGCGCGATCCTGCCGGAGACGACCGAGTACTCGCTGGCGCGCATCGAGGCCGAGGCGCAACGGATGAACTCGCTGGTCGCTGACCTCTTGCTGCTGGCTCGCCTCGACGAAGGCGACGATCTGCAGGCCAGCGACGTCGATCTCACCGACATCGTCGTCGATGCGGTCAACGACGCCGCGGTGTCGGCTCCGACGCACCACTGGTCGATGGATGCGCCCGACACGGCGGTCTGGGTGCGCGCCGACAGGGCCCGACTCCACCAGGCGATCGCCAACCTGCTCACCAACGCCCGGGTGCACACGCCGGCGGGGACCACGGTGACCGCGGCACTGAGGACGACGCAGGCCCCTGACGGGACACCCGGAGTCGAGCTGACGGTGACCGATGACGGGCCGGGCATCGACGACGCCGTGCTTCCTCATTTGTTCGAACGCTTTGTGCGTGCCGACAAGTCCAGGTCCCGCGAGACCGGCAGCTTCGGTCTGGGATTGTCGATCACGGCCTCCATCGTCGAATCCCACGCAGGCATCATCACTGCGCGTTCCGCGCCGGGTGCGACGACGTTCAGCATCACGCTGCCGTTGAGAACCTCCGTCAGCGAGCCCGCCCCAGCCGGATAG
- a CDS encoding response regulator transcription factor: protein MYRADGSPIRVLLVDDERALTNLVRMALRYEGWEIDTAHDAAEAVAMYRANPPDLLVLDIMLPDMDGFGVLAEIRASGPYTPILFLTARDSVVDRVTGLTAGGDDYMTKPFSLEELVARLRGLLRRSAYLTPSDDETLRVGDLFLDATSREVKRGDDTVALTSTEFELLRYLMRNQGKAVTRQEILRRVWEYEFGGKSSIVDLYVSYLRKKIDAGREPLLHTVRGVGYMLRSPR, encoded by the coding sequence ATGTACCGCGCCGACGGATCGCCGATCAGGGTGCTGCTCGTCGACGACGAGCGTGCCCTCACCAACCTCGTCCGCATGGCGTTGCGCTACGAGGGCTGGGAGATCGACACCGCGCACGATGCCGCCGAGGCAGTCGCGATGTACCGCGCCAACCCGCCCGACCTGTTGGTCCTGGACATCATGCTGCCCGACATGGACGGCTTCGGTGTGCTCGCCGAAATCCGAGCATCCGGGCCTTACACCCCCATCCTGTTCCTGACCGCGCGCGATTCGGTCGTCGACCGGGTCACCGGCCTGACCGCCGGCGGCGACGATTACATGACCAAGCCGTTCTCGTTGGAGGAGCTCGTCGCGCGGCTGCGCGGACTGCTGCGCCGCTCGGCCTACCTGACGCCGTCCGACGACGAGACGCTGCGCGTCGGCGACCTGTTCCTCGACGCCACCAGCCGCGAGGTGAAGCGTGGCGACGACACAGTCGCCTTGACGTCGACGGAATTCGAACTGCTGCGTTACCTGATGCGTAACCAGGGCAAGGCAGTGACCCGTCAGGAGATCCTGCGCCGGGTATGGGAGTACGAATTCGGCGGCAAGTCGAGCATCGTGGATCTCTACGTGTCGTACCTGCGCAAGAAGATCGACGCGGGACGTGAGCCGTTGCTGCACACCGTGCGAGGTGTCGGCTACATGCTCCGGTCCCCGCGATGA
- a CDS encoding DoxX family protein: MTATASLDTRLTAHSASALGVFRILTGLMFTMHGTVKLFGWPTGSPAAMAAWPMWWAGVLEVILGVLVAIGWYARAAAFVASGMMAVAYFWMHFPAGFWPVVNGGETAVLYCFAFLLFVFHGPGALRVSRR; the protein is encoded by the coding sequence ATGACCGCTACCGCTTCGCTCGACACCCGGCTGACTGCACACTCAGCCTCTGCCCTCGGAGTCTTCCGGATTCTCACCGGCCTGATGTTCACGATGCACGGCACCGTGAAGCTCTTCGGGTGGCCGACCGGTTCGCCGGCTGCGATGGCGGCGTGGCCGATGTGGTGGGCGGGTGTGCTCGAGGTGATTCTCGGTGTCCTCGTCGCGATCGGCTGGTACGCCCGCGCGGCGGCCTTCGTCGCGTCGGGCATGATGGCCGTCGCGTACTTCTGGATGCACTTTCCCGCGGGATTCTGGCCCGTCGTCAACGGGGGTGAGACCGCGGTGCTCTACTGCTTTGCCTTCCTGCTGTTCGTGTTCCACGGCCCCGGCGCCCTCCGGGTCTCCAGGCGATGA
- a CDS encoding sigma-70 family RNA polymerase sigma factor, producing MATLTAMADHPETMRFERDVLPLLDQLYRAARRYTLNIADAEDLVQDTMVKAYKSFHTYRDGTNVLAWLLRIMTNTWMNSHRRAQCRPNELLSEDITDAQWAAHAEHQSTGLLSAELAALEALGDDEVRDAFARVPESQRLAVYYADVEGLPYREIAHILDIPEGTVMSRVFRGRRVLRGLLVGVATARGYLRAA from the coding sequence ATGGCCACCTTGACCGCCATGGCAGACCATCCCGAAACCATGCGGTTCGAGCGCGACGTACTACCGCTGCTCGACCAGCTCTACCGGGCCGCGCGCAGGTACACCCTCAACATCGCTGACGCCGAAGACCTGGTGCAGGACACGATGGTGAAGGCCTACAAGTCATTTCACACCTATCGGGACGGCACCAACGTTCTTGCGTGGCTGCTGAGGATCATGACCAACACGTGGATGAACTCGCACCGGCGAGCCCAGTGTCGACCCAATGAATTGCTCTCCGAGGACATCACCGATGCGCAGTGGGCGGCGCACGCTGAACATCAGTCCACCGGCCTGCTGTCCGCCGAACTCGCCGCTCTGGAGGCGCTCGGCGACGACGAAGTCAGGGACGCCTTCGCGAGGGTGCCCGAAAGCCAGCGCCTGGCCGTGTACTACGCAGACGTCGAGGGCCTGCCCTATCGCGAGATCGCGCACATCCTCGACATCCCGGAGGGGACTGTCATGTCACGGGTGTTTCGTGGCCGACGCGTGCTGCGCGGTCTGCTGGTCGGCGTGGCGACGGCTCGCGGTTATCTGCGCGCCGCATGA
- the mtr gene encoding mycothione reductase, translating into MADFDIAIIGTGSGNSLLDERYVDKRVAICEKGVFGGTCLNVGCIPTKMFVYAAGVAQQIRDSARFGVDAHIDGVRWPDIVSRVFGRIDPLAAGGEQYRRSSPNVEVFASHTRFAARNDDGSYQLHTDDGDEFSAEQVVIAAGARATVPSAIAECGVAFHTSDTIMRISEVPEHIVIVGGGFVAAEFAHVFSALGSHVTIVLRGTTMLTHTDDTICERFTDIASRKWEIRSRRNLVGGSSDDSGVTLHLDDGSTVRADTLLVATGRVPNGDQLDAHLAGVEVSAGLVAVDEYQRTTARNVFALGDVSSPYQLKHVANHEARVVKHNLLQPWDDTDNLMPANHANVPSAVFTEPQIASVGLTENQARAAGYRFKTKVQDYSDVAYGWAMEDSTGFAKLIVDDDTGLLLGAHIMGHQASSIIQPLIQAMAFGLPAQDMARGQYWIHPALPEVVENALLALCGEPPWPPPRRH; encoded by the coding sequence ATGGCTGACTTCGACATCGCGATCATCGGGACCGGTTCGGGCAACTCGCTGCTCGACGAACGCTACGTCGACAAACGCGTCGCGATCTGTGAGAAGGGGGTGTTCGGCGGAACCTGCCTCAACGTCGGATGCATCCCCACCAAGATGTTCGTCTACGCGGCCGGGGTGGCCCAGCAGATCCGTGATTCGGCACGCTTCGGGGTCGACGCCCACATCGACGGGGTGCGCTGGCCCGACATCGTGTCCCGGGTGTTCGGCCGCATCGATCCGCTGGCCGCCGGCGGGGAACAGTACCGGCGTTCCTCACCGAACGTCGAGGTTTTCGCCAGCCACACCCGCTTCGCCGCGCGCAACGACGACGGCAGCTATCAGCTGCACACCGACGACGGCGACGAGTTCAGCGCAGAGCAGGTGGTCATCGCCGCCGGTGCGCGGGCCACGGTGCCTTCTGCGATCGCCGAGTGCGGGGTGGCCTTCCACACCAGCGACACGATCATGCGGATCTCGGAGGTGCCCGAGCACATCGTGATCGTCGGTGGCGGATTCGTCGCAGCCGAGTTCGCCCATGTCTTCTCCGCGCTGGGATCGCACGTGACGATCGTGCTGCGCGGCACGACGATGCTCACCCACACCGACGACACGATCTGCGAGCGGTTCACCGACATCGCCAGCCGCAAATGGGAGATCCGCAGCCGGCGAAACCTGGTGGGTGGGTCGTCGGACGACTCGGGTGTCACCCTGCATCTGGACGACGGGTCCACCGTGCGTGCCGACACGCTGCTGGTGGCGACGGGCCGCGTGCCCAACGGCGATCAACTCGACGCCCACCTGGCCGGTGTGGAGGTATCGGCAGGCTTGGTCGCCGTCGACGAGTACCAGCGCACCACGGCGCGAAACGTGTTCGCGCTCGGCGACGTCAGCTCGCCCTATCAACTCAAGCACGTCGCCAACCACGAGGCCCGGGTGGTCAAGCACAACCTGCTGCAGCCGTGGGACGACACCGACAACCTGATGCCGGCCAACCACGCCAATGTGCCCTCGGCGGTGTTCACCGAACCGCAGATCGCGTCGGTCGGGTTGACCGAGAACCAGGCCCGCGCCGCCGGTTACCGCTTCAAGACCAAGGTCCAGGACTACAGCGACGTCGCCTACGGCTGGGCGATGGAGGATTCCACCGGATTCGCCAAGCTGATCGTCGACGACGACACCGGCCTGCTGCTGGGCGCCCACATCATGGGCCACCAGGCCTCGTCGATCATCCAGCCGCTCATCCAGGCGATGGCGTTCGGCCTTCCCGCTCAGGACATGGCCCGCGGTCAGTACTGGATCCATCCGGCGCTACCGGAGGTGGTGGAGAACGCGCTGCTGGCGTTGTGCGGCGAGCCGCCGTGGCCACCGCCGCGCCGGCACTGA
- a CDS encoding alpha/beta hydrolase: MPGWEPDVLPGYWQRTFELGPDPDGEGELVATLVSRGHPDEDAAHRARDAVLVVHGFTDYFFHTELADHLASQGFRVYALDLHKCGRSHRDGQTPHFTTDLARYDVELERALATVAAVSRARVLIYGHSAGGLITSLWLDRLRRSGGTARAGVAGLVLNSPWLDLQGHALLRSAPTSAALSALGRLRKHTVVRRPGTGGYGTTLHRDYDGDFDYNLTWKPIGGFPVKVGWIHAIRRGQARLHRGLDVGVPNLILRSDRSVREVADPAAIQRGDAVLDVTQIARWAGCIGNRTTIVPITDAKHDVFLSVPEARRQAYTELDRWLQWYRTEHRGECTAPADNDGSDGHG; this comes from the coding sequence GTGCCTGGATGGGAGCCCGACGTGCTGCCCGGATATTGGCAGCGCACCTTCGAACTCGGCCCCGACCCCGACGGCGAGGGCGAGCTCGTGGCGACGCTGGTGAGCCGGGGTCACCCCGACGAGGACGCCGCCCACCGCGCGCGCGACGCGGTACTGGTGGTGCACGGATTCACCGACTATTTCTTCCACACCGAACTCGCAGATCATCTCGCTTCGCAGGGTTTCCGGGTCTACGCACTGGACCTGCACAAATGTGGGCGCTCGCACCGCGACGGTCAGACCCCGCACTTCACCACCGACCTGGCCCGCTACGACGTCGAACTCGAACGGGCGCTGGCGACGGTGGCGGCCGTGTCCCGGGCGCGCGTGCTGATCTACGGGCATTCCGCGGGTGGGTTGATCACGTCACTGTGGTTGGACCGGTTGCGACGCAGCGGCGGCACCGCCCGCGCCGGGGTGGCCGGGCTGGTGCTCAACAGCCCGTGGCTGGACCTGCAGGGCCATGCGCTGCTGCGTTCGGCGCCGACCTCGGCGGCGCTGTCGGCCCTGGGGCGGCTGCGCAAACACACAGTGGTGCGTCGTCCGGGCACCGGCGGGTACGGCACCACCCTGCACCGCGACTACGACGGCGACTTCGACTACAACCTGACCTGGAAGCCGATCGGCGGATTCCCGGTGAAGGTGGGCTGGATCCACGCCATCCGACGCGGGCAGGCCAGGCTGCACCGGGGCCTCGACGTCGGGGTGCCCAATCTGATCCTGCGCTCGGACCGCAGCGTGCGCGAGGTGGCCGATCCCGCAGCCATCCAACGCGGTGACGCTGTGCTCGACGTCACCCAGATCGCCCGCTGGGCGGGCTGCATCGGCAACCGGACGACGATCGTGCCGATCACCGACGCCAAGCACGACGTGTTCCTGTCGGTGCCCGAGGCGCGACGGCAGGCGTACACCGAATTGGACCGCTGGCTGCAGTGGTATCGGACAGAGCATCGAGGCGAGTGCACGGCACCGGCCGACAACGACGGGAGCGACGGGCATGGCTGA
- the mqo gene encoding malate dehydrogenase (quinone) encodes MSEPEKTDVLLVGAGIMSATLSTLLRLVEPDWSMTLVERLDGAAAESSDAWNNAGTGHSALCELNYTPARPDGTIDISKAVNVNEQFQVSRQFWAYAVENGVLPDVRSFLNPIPHVSFVQGADNVDYLRRRYEALVSNPLFASMEFIDDRDEFTRRLPLMAAGRDFSEPVGLNWTQDGTDVDFGALSRQLIGFGAKQGMSTLFGHEVSDLKQNSDGTWRVQVVNRRTDRKRTFHAKFVFVGAGGGALPLLQKAGIKEAKGFGGFPVGGQWLRSGNSALTAGHQAKVYGLPPLGAPPMSVPHLDTRVINRRSWLLFGPFAGWSPKFLKQGKVTDLPFSVRPDNLVSMLGVGMTEMGLLKYLIGQLLLSESARVDTLREFVPSARDSDWELDIAGQRVQVIRKAKGKGGVLEFGTTVLSASDGSIAGLLGASPGASTAVPAMLDVMQRCFGDRYEGWQSKLTEMVPSLGTPLSGEPALFEEVWSWGTKVLKLDKPASGVPDVPGDVSVAGTGHSATSATA; translated from the coding sequence GTGTCTGAACCAGAGAAGACCGACGTCCTGCTGGTAGGGGCGGGGATCATGAGCGCGACGCTCAGTACGCTGCTGCGTCTGGTAGAGCCGGACTGGTCGATGACGCTGGTCGAACGGCTCGACGGCGCCGCCGCCGAGAGCAGTGACGCCTGGAACAACGCCGGCACCGGGCACTCGGCGTTGTGTGAGTTGAACTACACCCCGGCCCGCCCTGACGGCACCATCGACATCTCCAAGGCTGTCAACGTCAACGAGCAGTTCCAGGTTTCGCGACAGTTCTGGGCCTACGCGGTCGAGAACGGGGTGTTGCCCGACGTCCGCAGCTTCCTGAACCCGATCCCGCACGTGAGCTTCGTGCAGGGCGCCGACAACGTGGACTATCTGCGCCGGCGCTACGAGGCGTTGGTCTCCAATCCGCTGTTCGCCTCGATGGAGTTCATCGACGACCGCGACGAGTTCACCCGCAGGCTCCCGCTGATGGCCGCGGGCCGCGACTTCTCCGAGCCCGTCGGGCTGAACTGGACCCAGGACGGCACCGACGTCGACTTCGGCGCGCTGTCGCGTCAGCTGATCGGTTTCGGTGCCAAACAAGGCATGTCGACGTTGTTCGGCCACGAGGTCTCCGACCTGAAGCAGAACTCCGACGGAACGTGGCGCGTGCAGGTGGTCAACCGCCGCACCGATCGCAAGCGGACCTTCCACGCCAAGTTCGTCTTCGTCGGCGCCGGCGGTGGCGCGCTGCCGCTGTTGCAGAAGGCCGGCATCAAAGAGGCCAAGGGATTCGGTGGGTTCCCGGTGGGCGGCCAGTGGCTGCGCAGCGGCAACTCCGCGCTGACCGCCGGGCATCAGGCCAAGGTGTACGGGCTGCCGCCGCTGGGTGCGCCACCGATGTCGGTGCCTCATCTGGACACTCGCGTCATCAACCGGCGTTCGTGGCTGCTGTTCGGACCGTTCGCGGGCTGGTCGCCGAAATTCCTGAAGCAGGGCAAGGTCACCGATCTCCCGTTCTCGGTGCGGCCGGACAACCTGGTGTCGATGCTCGGTGTCGGTATGACCGAGATGGGTCTGCTGAAGTACCTGATCGGCCAGCTGTTGCTCAGCGAGTCTGCGCGGGTGGACACGCTGCGTGAATTCGTGCCCAGTGCGCGAGATTCCGACTGGGAGCTCGACATCGCCGGCCAGCGCGTGCAGGTCATTCGCAAGGCGAAGGGCAAGGGTGGTGTGTTGGAGTTCGGCACCACCGTGCTCTCGGCGTCCGACGGCAGCATCGCCGGCCTGCTCGGCGCCTCGCCCGGCGCCTCCACCGCGGTGCCGGCCATGCTCGACGTCATGCAACGGTGTTTCGGCGACCGCTACGAGGGCTGGCAGTCCAAGCTCACCGAGATGGTGCCGTCGCTGGGTACTCCGCTGTCGGGTGAGCCCGCGCTGTTCGAGGAAGTCTGGTCGTGGGGGACCAAGGTGCTCAAGCTGGACAAGCCGGCCAGCGGGGTACCCGACGTGCCCGGTGACGTGTCGGTCGCGGGAACCGGTCATTCGGCCACCTCGGCGACCGCATGA
- a CDS encoding GNAT family N-acetyltransferase yields the protein MTVALRRSWAKDLDAATLYELLKLRVEVFVVEQATPYPELDGRDLLAETRHFWLENSEGQVVSTLRLMEEHPGGQKAFRIGRVCTKRSDRGQGHTARLLTAALAEVGDYPCHINAQTYLVEMYGRHGFVRAGDEFLDDGIPHVSMVKP from the coding sequence ATGACAGTCGCGCTGCGCCGCAGCTGGGCCAAGGATCTCGACGCCGCCACGCTCTACGAGTTGCTCAAATTGCGTGTCGAGGTGTTCGTGGTCGAGCAGGCCACCCCGTATCCCGAGTTGGACGGGCGGGACCTGCTGGCCGAGACGCGCCACTTCTGGCTGGAAAACTCTGAGGGACAGGTGGTTTCGACGTTGCGATTGATGGAGGAGCACCCCGGCGGGCAGAAGGCGTTCCGGATCGGGCGGGTGTGCACCAAGCGCAGCGATCGCGGACAGGGACACACCGCACGACTGTTGACGGCGGCGCTGGCCGAAGTCGGCGACTACCCCTGCCACATCAACGCCCAGACCTATCTGGTGGAGATGTATGGCAGGCACGGATTCGTCCGCGCCGGTGACGAATTCCTCGACGACGGCATTCCGCACGTGTCGATGGTGAAACCATGA
- a CDS encoding magnesium chelatase subunit D family protein, with protein MTVADRVDVSYPFSALVGHDRLRLALVLCAVRPDIGGVLIRGEKGTAKSTAVRGLAQVLTMAFQASGGGHLVELPIGATEDRVIGSLDLQKVLRDGEHAFSPGLLARAHRGVLYVDEVNLLHDHLVDILLDAAAMGRVHIERDGVSHSHEARFVLIGTMNPEEGELRPQLLDRFGLTVDVAASRDVDVRTDVIRQRLAFEADPAAFAARYADEDAALAARIAEARALLAEVSLPDNELRRIAALCAAFDVDGMRADLVVARTAVAHAAWRGATTVDEQDIRVAAELALPHRRRRDPFDDPGLDPERLDDAMQQAADAADEQPEPPPDPPGGGQDAAEEQNAQAPQQDSSSSSPPSESQPRPNGAGAPPRTSAPPSAQFRTRALVVPGIGEGAPGRRSRARNRTGTVVSAATDSGAGHGVHLFATVQAAAGRQTGIGRLRVVPDDVRRAVREGREGNLVIFVVDASGSMAARDRMSAVGGATLSLLRDAYQRRDKVAVITFRQQDAQVVLPPTSSVHIASRRLAQFQTGGRTPLAQGLLAARDMVVRERARDRARRSLVVVLTDGRATGGVDPLDRARAAATRLVAEGAAAVVVDCETSFVRLGLAEDLARHLDAPAVRLDQLRADDLSVLVKSQAGRGAA; from the coding sequence ATGACCGTCGCCGACCGTGTCGACGTCAGCTACCCGTTCAGTGCGCTGGTCGGGCACGACCGCCTTCGGCTGGCGCTGGTGTTGTGCGCAGTGCGGCCCGACATCGGCGGAGTGCTGATCCGCGGCGAGAAGGGCACCGCGAAGTCGACCGCGGTTCGCGGGCTGGCGCAGGTGCTGACCATGGCTTTTCAGGCCTCCGGTGGCGGTCACCTGGTGGAGTTGCCGATCGGGGCGACCGAGGACCGGGTGATCGGCTCCCTCGACTTGCAGAAGGTGCTGCGCGACGGTGAGCACGCCTTCTCGCCGGGCCTGCTGGCCCGTGCACACCGCGGTGTTCTCTACGTCGACGAGGTCAACCTGCTGCACGACCACCTCGTCGACATCCTGCTCGACGCCGCCGCCATGGGCCGGGTGCACATCGAACGCGACGGGGTCTCGCACAGTCATGAGGCCCGATTCGTGTTGATCGGCACCATGAATCCCGAAGAGGGGGAGTTGCGTCCACAGTTGCTGGACCGTTTCGGGCTCACCGTCGACGTCGCGGCCTCCCGCGATGTCGACGTGCGCACCGACGTGATCCGGCAGCGACTCGCGTTCGAAGCCGACCCGGCCGCCTTCGCCGCGAGGTATGCCGACGAGGATGCCGCGCTGGCCGCCCGCATCGCCGAAGCGCGGGCCCTGCTGGCAGAGGTGTCGTTGCCCGACAATGAGTTACGGCGCATCGCGGCGTTGTGTGCGGCGTTCGACGTCGACGGCATGCGCGCTGATCTCGTGGTCGCGCGAACCGCGGTGGCGCACGCCGCGTGGCGCGGGGCCACCACCGTCGACGAGCAGGATATTCGCGTAGCCGCCGAACTGGCGTTGCCGCACCGCCGTCGCCGCGATCCGTTCGACGACCCCGGTCTGGACCCCGAACGTCTCGACGATGCCATGCAGCAGGCCGCCGATGCCGCCGACGAGCAGCCCGAGCCTCCGCCGGACCCGCCGGGGGGTGGCCAGGACGCTGCTGAAGAGCAGAACGCCCAAGCGCCGCAACAGGATTCGTCCTCCTCGTCGCCGCCGTCGGAGTCGCAGCCCCGACCGAACGGTGCGGGGGCGCCGCCACGCACGAGTGCTCCTCCGTCGGCGCAGTTCCGTACCCGCGCGCTGGTCGTGCCCGGGATCGGCGAGGGCGCGCCCGGTCGGCGCTCGCGCGCCAGAAACCGCACCGGCACGGTCGTGTCGGCGGCCACCGATTCCGGCGCCGGACACGGCGTGCATCTGTTCGCGACCGTGCAGGCCGCGGCGGGACGACAGACCGGGATCGGTCGACTGCGGGTGGTGCCCGACGATGTGCGCCGGGCGGTTCGGGAGGGGCGCGAGGGCAACCTGGTCATCTTCGTCGTGGACGCCTCGGGTTCGATGGCTGCCCGCGACCGGATGTCGGCGGTGGGAGGCGCGACGCTGTCGCTGCTCCGGGACGCCTACCAGCGACGGGACAAGGTCGCGGTCATCACGTTCCGCCAGCAGGATGCGCAGGTGGTGCTGCCTCCGACGTCGTCGGTGCACATCGCCAGCCGGCGGCTGGCACAGTTCCAGACCGGCGGGCGAACCCCGCTGGCGCAGGGCCTGCTCGCCGCCCGGGACATGGTGGTGCGGGAACGGGCCCGCGACCGGGCGCGGCGCAGCCTGGTGGTCGTGCTCACCGACGGGCGTGCCACCGGTGGGGTCGACCCGCTCGACCGTGCCCGCGCCGCGGCGACCCGGCTGGTGGCCGAGGGGGCGGCGGCCGTCGTCGTGGACTGTGAGACATCCTTTGTCAGGTTGGGTTTGGCCGAAGACCTGGCCCGACACCTCGACGCTCCGGCGGTACGGCTGGATCAGCTGCGTGCCGACGATCTCTCCGTCCTGGTGAAATCTCAGGCCGGCCGGGGCGCCGCGTAG